The following are from one region of the Pelagibius sp. CAU 1746 genome:
- a CDS encoding polysaccharide deacetylase family protein, with translation MTAGTTEHAAWTALETELDAWAAAGRAAEVWWRDDDAAAPSPALERLLELAARQAAPLALAVIPAKAEDALARLLDGRRADIAVFQHGFAHANHAGGLAQRGAKKCELVDPAARPAVLDELRRGRESLSRRFGRRFLPVLVPPWNRIAAALLPRLPDLGFTGLSCYQARAAAEAAPGLTQVNCHLDLMQWRPERRFLGAEAALGLLSGHLAAKREGRADPGEPSGILSHHAVHDGAAWDFLGELLARLAGHRAVRLAPPAAVFTREVAG, from the coding sequence ATGACGGCAGGAACGACGGAACACGCGGCCTGGACGGCCCTGGAGACGGAACTGGACGCCTGGGCGGCGGCCGGGCGCGCGGCGGAAGTCTGGTGGCGCGACGACGACGCGGCCGCCCCCTCCCCGGCGCTGGAGCGGCTGCTGGAGCTGGCCGCCCGCCAGGCCGCGCCCCTGGCTCTGGCGGTGATTCCCGCCAAGGCGGAGGATGCCCTGGCCCGGCTCCTGGACGGCCGGCGGGCCGACATCGCCGTCTTCCAGCATGGCTTTGCCCATGCCAATCATGCCGGCGGCCTTGCGCAGCGGGGCGCCAAGAAGTGCGAGCTGGTCGACCCCGCGGCGCGCCCGGCGGTGCTGGACGAACTGCGCCGCGGTCGCGAGAGCCTGTCCCGGCGCTTCGGCCGGCGCTTCCTGCCGGTGCTGGTGCCGCCGTGGAACCGCATCGCCGCGGCGCTGCTGCCGCGCCTGCCGGACCTCGGCTTCACCGGGCTTTCCTGCTACCAGGCCCGCGCCGCCGCCGAGGCGGCCCCGGGCCTCACCCAGGTGAACTGCCATCTGGACCTGATGCAGTGGCGGCCAGAACGCCGTTTCCTGGGGGCCGAGGCCGCGCTGGGCCTGCTGAGCGGGCACCTGGCGGCCAAGCGGGAGGGCCGGGCCGACCCCGGCGAGCCCAGCGGCATCCTCAGCCACCACGCGGTGCACGACGGCGCGGCCTGGGACTTCCTGGGCGAGCTGCTGGCCCGCCTCGCAGGGCACCGCGCCGTCCGCCTCGCGCCGCCGGCGGCCGTCTTCACGCGGGAGGTGGCGGGATGA
- a CDS encoding MBL fold metallo-hydrolase, which yields MRYGGNTSCLEVRCGDKLLIFDAGTGLRPLGKQLCENGALEADIFLTHTHHDHIVGLPFFAPLFDKRNRIRLWAGHLVPELTLHDVLVQFMNAPLFPVPPKIFAANVTFHDFTAGDVLEPKPGVRLATAPLNHPNGATGYRIDFAGRSICYITDTEHVEGKPDRNILELIEGANLVIYDSTYTDEEFPKYRNWGHSTWQEGVRLCDKAGAERLVIFHHDPGHEDAFMDRVAEQATALRPGTVVAQEGLVLHP from the coding sequence TTGCGATACGGCGGGAATACCTCCTGCCTGGAGGTGCGCTGCGGCGACAAGCTGCTGATCTTCGATGCCGGCACCGGCCTGCGTCCGCTCGGCAAGCAGCTCTGCGAGAACGGCGCCCTGGAAGCCGACATTTTCCTGACCCACACCCATCACGACCACATCGTCGGTCTGCCGTTCTTCGCGCCGCTGTTCGACAAGCGCAACCGCATCCGCCTGTGGGCCGGCCATCTGGTGCCGGAACTCACCCTGCACGACGTGCTGGTGCAGTTCATGAACGCACCGCTGTTTCCCGTGCCGCCGAAGATCTTCGCGGCCAACGTCACTTTCCATGACTTCACCGCCGGCGACGTACTGGAGCCCAAGCCCGGCGTGCGTCTCGCCACCGCGCCGCTCAATCACCCCAACGGCGCCACGGGCTACCGCATCGACTTCGCCGGCCGGTCGATCTGCTACATCACCGATACCGAGCACGTCGAGGGCAAGCCCGACCGCAACATTCTGGAGCTGATCGAAGGCGCCAACCTGGTGATCTACGACAGCACCTATACCGATGAGGAGTTCCCCAAGTACCGCAACTGGGGCCATTCCACCTGGCAGGAGGGCGTGCGCCTCTGCGACAAGGCCGGGGCCGAGCGGCTGGTCATCTTCCACCACGACCCCGGCCACGAAGATGCCTTTATGGATCGGGTGGCGGAGCAGGCGACGGCCCTGCGGCCCGGTACGGTGGTGGCCCAGGAAGGCCTCGTTCTACACCCGTGA
- a CDS encoding alpha/beta hydrolase produces the protein MASEENGSIPVFRDYDQAALDGELNLRARWPEHPQFFERWARDSAAVRDRLSAHLDLAYGDGPAERLDLFPVEGADGTPLLVFIHGGYWQALDKGDYSYMAPAFVDSGVAFASLNYGLAPAATIGEMIAQTRRALVWLHRHAGAYGVDPARIVVAGHSAGGHLAAMAVSTDWPAFEAGLPAGLLAGGCSISGVYDLEPIRLSYHNEVLHIAADEAAPWSPLHCLPAAGRPGGAPPLLLAVGSEETSEFLRQHAEYAAAWQARGLPLGEVDMTGLHHFSAVDALAQCDHALHIAVQQSLHRGLP, from the coding sequence ATGGCGAGCGAAGAGAACGGCAGTATTCCGGTGTTTCGAGACTATGACCAGGCGGCGCTGGACGGCGAGCTGAACCTGCGCGCGCGCTGGCCGGAGCATCCGCAGTTCTTCGAACGCTGGGCGCGCGACAGCGCCGCCGTGCGCGACCGCCTCTCCGCCCATCTCGACCTGGCCTACGGCGACGGTCCCGCCGAGCGCCTCGACCTCTTTCCCGTGGAGGGCGCTGACGGCACCCCGCTGCTGGTCTTCATCCACGGCGGCTACTGGCAGGCGCTCGACAAGGGCGACTACAGCTACATGGCGCCGGCTTTCGTCGACAGCGGCGTCGCTTTCGCCAGTCTGAACTACGGTCTGGCGCCGGCGGCGACGATCGGCGAGATGATCGCCCAAACGCGGCGCGCCCTGGTTTGGCTCCACCGCCACGCCGGCGCCTATGGCGTCGACCCGGCCCGCATCGTCGTGGCCGGGCATTCGGCCGGCGGCCACCTGGCGGCCATGGCGGTTTCCACCGACTGGCCGGCCTTCGAGGCGGGGCTGCCCGCCGGGCTGCTGGCTGGCGGCTGTTCGATCTCCGGCGTCTACGACCTGGAGCCCATCCGGCTCAGCTATCACAACGAGGTTCTGCACATCGCTGCTGATGAAGCCGCACCTTGGAGCCCCTTGCACTGCCTGCCGGCCGCCGGCCGGCCTGGCGGGGCGCCGCCGCTGCTGCTCGCCGTGGGCTCGGAAGAGACCAGCGAGTTCCTGCGCCAGCACGCCGAGTACGCCGCCGCCTGGCAGGCGCGCGGCCTGCCGCTGGGCGAGGTGGACATGACCGGGCTGCATCACTTCAGCGCGGTCGACGCTCTGGCGCAGTGCGATCACGCCCTTCATATTGCGGTGCAGCAGTCTCTCCACCGGGGGTTGCCTTGA
- a CDS encoding response regulator transcription factor, with product MTGASGKKILLIDDDEALRHSLSEQLRLHEEFDTTEAANAAEGMDKAKADYYDLILLDVGLPDMDGREVCRLMRRGGVKSPIIMLTAAESDADTILALDAGANDYVTKPFRLGVLLARMRAQLRQHEQSEDAVFTIGPYTFRPSAKLLTHGESKKKVRLTEKETSILKYLYRSGDAVVGRDKLLGEVWGYNAGVTTHTLETHVYRLRQKIEEDPSSAEILVTEPGGYRLVP from the coding sequence ATGACCGGCGCAAGCGGCAAGAAAATCCTTTTGATCGACGATGACGAGGCGCTTCGCCACTCATTGAGCGAGCAGCTGCGGCTGCACGAAGAGTTCGACACGACCGAAGCGGCGAACGCCGCCGAGGGCATGGACAAGGCCAAGGCCGACTATTACGACCTCATCCTGCTGGATGTGGGGCTGCCCGACATGGATGGGCGCGAGGTCTGCCGCCTGATGCGGCGCGGCGGGGTCAAGTCGCCGATTATCATGTTGACCGCCGCGGAGTCCGACGCCGACACCATCCTGGCCCTCGACGCCGGCGCCAACGACTACGTGACGAAGCCCTTTCGCCTGGGCGTGCTGCTGGCGCGCATGCGCGCGCAACTGCGCCAGCACGAACAGAGCGAGGACGCGGTCTTCACCATCGGCCCCTACACCTTCCGCCCCAGCGCCAAGCTGCTGACCCACGGCGAGTCGAAGAAGAAGGTGCGCCTGACCGAGAAGGAAACCTCGATCCTGAAGTACCTCTACCGCAGCGGGGATGCCGTCGTCGGACGCGATAAGCTGTTGGGGGAGGTCTGGGGCTACAACGCCGGGGTCACCACCCACACCCTGGAAACCCACGTCTACCGGCTGCGTCAGAAGATCGAGGAAGATCCCTCGTCGGCCGAGATTCTCGTGACCGAACCGGGCGGCTACCGCCTCGTTCCCTGA
- a CDS encoding MFS transporter → MSAAPRTGLTLVALGLALVVYAAFSQFKLPVVLPVMLDTYGYGRVLAGGFMSIFAVFGILLSVPIGRLVARRGALRLVMAALPLMGLGTAVCLLAPESGTVMLVGRGLEGAAFATLAVAGPALATANAAPQHRALVIGLIAAWMPSGQLIATLLGPLALHTTGWRGLWWVGLLLAALLAAWTFVMLRSGPRGTTRRAGDGAAPAAAWTGTQWLSLLLTGGAFMLWSGQYLAYMTWLPAYLVEEQGLAVDSALYGYLIPVVLVGVFNIATGILLQRGRKPQHLLFGAVVIQAGIWWLLPVTGSGASGIVSLVVYGVTSGIAPTCLFALSAHLVANPNETARAFGVTMTGRNLGVLGGPLLLALAVELSGGWLAGSLLFAGLTTLAVAVCGLLLVIVPRVEAQQRHPATGAAG, encoded by the coding sequence GTGAGCGCCGCGCCGCGGACCGGACTGACCCTTGTGGCGCTGGGTCTCGCCCTCGTCGTCTATGCCGCCTTCAGCCAGTTCAAGCTTCCAGTTGTCCTGCCGGTAATGTTGGACACCTATGGTTATGGGCGGGTGCTGGCCGGCGGCTTCATGTCGATCTTCGCCGTCTTCGGCATCCTGCTGTCGGTGCCCATCGGCCGCCTGGTCGCCCGGCGCGGCGCGCTGCGGCTGGTCATGGCGGCCCTGCCTCTCATGGGCCTGGGCACCGCCGTCTGCCTGCTGGCGCCGGAATCCGGAACGGTGATGCTGGTCGGGCGCGGCCTGGAAGGCGCCGCCTTCGCCACCCTGGCGGTGGCGGGCCCGGCGCTGGCGACCGCCAATGCTGCGCCACAGCATCGCGCCCTGGTGATCGGCCTGATCGCCGCCTGGATGCCCAGCGGGCAACTGATCGCCACGCTGCTCGGCCCTCTGGCCCTCCACACCACCGGCTGGCGGGGCCTCTGGTGGGTCGGGCTGCTGCTCGCCGCGCTGCTGGCCGCCTGGACCTTCGTCATGCTGCGCAGCGGGCCGCGCGGGACCACGCGGCGCGCCGGCGACGGCGCCGCGCCGGCGGCGGCCTGGACCGGCACGCAGTGGCTCTCGCTGCTCCTGACCGGCGGCGCCTTCATGCTGTGGAGCGGGCAGTATCTCGCCTACATGACCTGGCTGCCGGCCTATCTGGTGGAGGAGCAGGGCCTGGCCGTCGACAGCGCGCTCTACGGCTATCTGATCCCGGTCGTGCTGGTCGGGGTTTTCAACATCGCCACCGGCATCCTGCTGCAGCGCGGCCGCAAGCCGCAGCACCTGCTGTTCGGCGCCGTGGTCATCCAGGCGGGAATCTGGTGGCTGCTGCCGGTGACCGGCAGCGGTGCGAGCGGGATCGTCTCCTTGGTCGTCTACGGCGTGACCTCGGGCATCGCGCCGACTTGCCTTTTCGCGCTGTCGGCGCATCTGGTGGCCAACCCGAACGAAACCGCGCGCGCCTTCGGCGTCACCATGACCGGGCGCAACCTGGGTGTTCTGGGAGGGCCGCTACTGCTGGCCCTGGCGGTCGAGTTGAGCGGCGGCTGGCTGGCCGGCAGCCTGCTCTTCGCCGGCCTCACCACCCTGGCGGTTGCGGTCTGCGGCCTGCTGCTGGTCATCGTGCCGCGCGTCGAAGCGCAGCAGCGACATCCGGCGACGGGCGCCGCGGGTTAG
- a CDS encoding ABC transporter permease: MLSYFARRLLVMIPTLLVISLVVFVIIQLPPGDYLETLISEMQAQGENVDPARIAFLREQYGLDRPLIEQYWVWLLGLLHGDLGYSFEFELPVIDVIGDRFWFTALLALSTTLFTYIVSFPIGIYSAVRQYSAGDYAATFVGYFGLAMPNFLFALVLLHYANVWFDLSIGGLMDPKYLDAPWSLDKAISVMNHLWIPMIVIGTSNTAAMIRRLRANMLDELQKQYVVTARAKGLSPVKAILKYPLRMSLNHFIADIGQILPAVISGAALVSVVMDLPTNGPLLLRSLQSQDMYLAGAFLMFEAVLVVIGVFVSDVLLALLDPRIRLGEGATK; the protein is encoded by the coding sequence ATGCTGAGCTATTTCGCCCGCCGCCTCCTGGTGATGATCCCGACCCTGCTGGTGATCAGCCTGGTGGTCTTCGTCATCATCCAGCTGCCGCCGGGCGACTATCTGGAAACGCTGATCAGCGAGATGCAGGCCCAAGGCGAGAACGTCGACCCGGCGCGCATCGCCTTCCTGCGCGAGCAGTACGGCCTCGACCGGCCGCTGATCGAACAGTACTGGGTCTGGCTCCTCGGCCTGCTGCACGGCGACCTCGGCTATTCCTTCGAGTTCGAGCTGCCGGTCATCGACGTGATCGGCGACCGCTTCTGGTTCACCGCCCTGCTGGCCCTTTCCACCACGCTGTTCACCTATATCGTCTCCTTCCCCATCGGCATCTACTCGGCGGTGCGTCAGTACTCCGCGGGCGACTACGCGGCGACCTTCGTCGGCTACTTCGGCCTGGCGATGCCGAACTTCCTCTTCGCCCTGGTTCTGCTCCACTACGCCAACGTCTGGTTCGACCTGTCGATCGGCGGCCTTATGGACCCCAAGTATCTCGACGCCCCCTGGTCCCTGGACAAGGCGATCTCGGTGATGAACCACCTGTGGATCCCGATGATCGTCATCGGCACCTCCAACACGGCGGCGATGATCCGGCGGCTGCGTGCCAACATGCTGGACGAGCTGCAGAAGCAGTACGTGGTGACGGCGCGCGCCAAGGGCCTGTCGCCGGTGAAAGCGATCCTGAAGTATCCGCTGCGCATGTCGCTGAACCACTTCATCGCCGACATCGGCCAGATCCTGCCCGCGGTGATCTCCGGCGCCGCCCTGGTCTCCGTGGTCATGGACCTGCCGACCAACGGGCCGCTGCTGCTGCGCTCCCTGCAAAGCCAGGACATGTACCTGGCCGGCGCCTTCCTGATGTTCGAAGCGGTGCTGGTGGTGATCGGCGTCTTCGTCTCCGACGTGCTGCTGGCGCTTCTGGATCCGCGTATCCGTCTGGGCGAGGGAGCGACGAAATGA
- a CDS encoding ABC transporter ATP-binding protein encodes MRDLLRIRDLRISFDLPEGRLEAVRGVSFRVPQGKTVALVGESGSGKSVVSQAIMGILPRSARIDAGRILFHDPVLAADRAETMIDIAGLHPESAEMRSIRGGRISIIFQEPMTSLSPVHTVGNQICEALHLHRKVGEAEGRALVTDMLRLVGFPDPEKAMKTYPFELSGGLRQRAMIAMALVCRPALLIADEPTTALDVTIQAQILKLIKDLQAELGMAVLIITHDLGVVANVADEVVVMYHGEVMERGALEDIFHDPQHPYLKALLRAVPRFHMKPGERLVPIREIRQRDDSAFLGKNKAHDNHGGGTLLKVEHVSKNFTIRKAGLFNSDKDGSLLAVDDVSFTVRRGECLGLVGESGCGKTTLSKMIMRALQPDSGSIVFMDREAGETDVLRLAGDDLMAFRRKIQFVFQDPFSSLNPRMTVGDILAEPLLIHGIGTPAERRGIVEELMGVVGLNRNHIRRYPHSFSGGQRQRIGIARALALHPQLVICDEPVSALDVSIQAQVLNLLKDLQRNLGLTYIFISHNLAVVDYIADRIAVMCRGRLVEVAPRAQLFRAPIHPYTKALLAAVPEPSLDQRLDLTALMQGRASEPAAWPEPFRISGDSRLAMIELGEGHFVRAQEEASEELAHRYGEILSSLTSPQKAEV; translated from the coding sequence GTGCGGGACCTGCTGCGCATAAGGGATCTGCGGATCAGCTTCGATCTGCCGGAAGGCCGGCTCGAAGCGGTGCGCGGCGTCAGTTTCCGGGTGCCCCAGGGCAAGACCGTCGCCTTGGTCGGCGAGTCGGGTTCCGGCAAGTCGGTGGTCAGCCAGGCGATCATGGGGATCCTGCCGCGCAGCGCGCGCATCGACGCCGGACGCATCCTGTTCCACGACCCCGTGCTGGCGGCCGACCGTGCCGAGACCATGATCGACATCGCCGGGCTGCACCCCGAGAGCGCCGAGATGCGTTCGATCCGCGGCGGGCGCATCTCCATCATCTTCCAGGAGCCCATGACCTCGCTGTCGCCGGTCCACACCGTCGGCAACCAGATCTGCGAGGCCCTGCACCTGCATCGCAAGGTCGGCGAGGCCGAGGGCCGGGCCCTGGTCACGGACATGCTGCGCCTGGTCGGCTTCCCCGACCCGGAAAAGGCGATGAAGACCTATCCCTTCGAGCTGTCCGGCGGCCTGCGCCAGCGCGCCATGATCGCCATGGCCCTGGTCTGCCGTCCGGCGCTGCTGATCGCCGACGAGCCGACCACCGCGCTGGACGTCACCATCCAGGCGCAGATCCTGAAGCTGATCAAGGACCTGCAGGCCGAGTTGGGCATGGCGGTGCTGATCATCACCCACGACCTGGGCGTGGTGGCCAACGTCGCCGACGAGGTGGTGGTAATGTACCACGGCGAAGTCATGGAACGCGGCGCCCTGGAGGACATCTTCCACGATCCGCAGCACCCCTACCTGAAAGCCCTGCTGCGCGCGGTGCCGCGCTTCCACATGAAGCCCGGCGAGCGCCTGGTGCCGATCCGGGAAATCCGGCAGCGCGACGACAGCGCCTTCCTGGGCAAGAACAAGGCGCACGACAATCACGGCGGCGGCACCCTGCTGAAGGTGGAGCACGTCAGCAAGAACTTCACCATCCGCAAGGCCGGCCTGTTCAACAGCGACAAGGACGGCAGCCTGCTGGCGGTCGACGACGTCAGCTTCACGGTCCGGCGCGGCGAATGCCTGGGGCTGGTCGGCGAGAGCGGCTGCGGCAAGACCACCCTGTCGAAAATGATCATGCGCGCGCTGCAGCCGGACAGCGGCAGCATCGTCTTCATGGATCGGGAGGCCGGCGAGACCGACGTGCTGCGACTGGCCGGAGACGATCTCATGGCCTTCCGCCGCAAGATCCAGTTCGTCTTCCAGGACCCCTTCTCCTCCCTGAACCCGCGCATGACCGTGGGCGACATCCTGGCCGAGCCGCTGCTGATCCACGGGATCGGCACGCCGGCCGAGCGCCGCGGGATCGTCGAGGAACTGATGGGGGTCGTCGGCCTCAACCGCAACCATATCCGGCGCTATCCGCACAGTTTCTCCGGCGGCCAGCGCCAGCGCATCGGCATCGCCCGCGCCCTGGCCCTGCATCCGCAGTTGGTGATCTGCGACGAGCCGGTCTCCGCCCTCGACGTATCGATTCAGGCGCAGGTGCTGAACCTGCTGAAGGATCTGCAACGCAACCTGGGCCTCACCTACATCTTCATCAGCCACAATCTGGCAGTGGTCGACTACATCGCCGACCGTATCGCCGTGATGTGCCGCGGCCGGCTGGTCGAGGTGGCGCCGCGCGCGCAGCTTTTCCGCGCGCCGATCCATCCCTACACCAAGGCCCTGCTGGCCGCCGTGCCCGAGCCGAGCCTGGACCAGCGCCTCGACCTCACGGCGCTGATGCAGGGCCGCGCCTCCGAACCCGCGGCCTGGCCCGAGCCCTTCCGCATCAGCGGCGACAGCCGCCTGGCCATGATCGAACTGGGCGAAGGACATTTCGTGCGCGCCCAGGAAGAAGCCAGCGAGGAGCTGGCCCACCGCTACGGAGAGATCCTGTCCTCTCTCACATCACCGCAGAAAGCCGAAGTCTGA
- a CDS encoding ABC transporter permease: MSDRELLPGERLDHYVNEAPFDPYRVEKLTPQQERYYQASEWRIMWWRFCRHRVALWSGIFLLLVYATVVVCEFVAPYNLHSRDIKHIYAPPQALHLFHEGEFVGPFVYGFDTEMDMERLQRVYKPNTDKVQPLRFFCRGDAYKFWGQFEADLHLFCPAERGTAFLFGTDRLGRDMLSRIVYGARISLTIGLIAVAISFVLGVAIGGAAGYFGGFVDALTLRSIEIIRSFPEIPLFMTLSALLPVTWSPIGVFAGISVIIGFLEWPGLARAVRAKILSLREEDFTTAAQLMGASPARIIGRHLLPSFTSHLIASVTLAIPTAILGETALSFLGIGLRAPVTSWGVVLNEAQDISVVAIFPWLMLPVVPLFLVVLAFNFLGDGLRDAADPYK, from the coding sequence ATGAGCGACCGCGAACTCCTGCCCGGCGAACGGCTGGATCACTACGTCAACGAGGCGCCTTTCGATCCCTATCGGGTCGAAAAGCTGACGCCGCAGCAGGAGCGCTACTATCAGGCCAGCGAGTGGCGCATCATGTGGTGGCGCTTCTGCCGCCACCGCGTCGCGCTGTGGTCCGGCATATTCCTGTTGCTGGTCTACGCCACCGTCGTCGTCTGCGAGTTCGTCGCGCCCTACAACCTGCACAGCCGCGACATCAAGCACATCTACGCGCCGCCGCAGGCGCTGCACCTGTTCCATGAGGGCGAGTTCGTCGGCCCCTTCGTCTACGGTTTCGACACCGAGATGGACATGGAGAGACTGCAGCGCGTCTACAAGCCGAACACCGACAAGGTGCAGCCCCTGCGCTTCTTCTGCCGCGGCGACGCCTACAAGTTCTGGGGCCAGTTCGAGGCGGACCTGCACCTCTTCTGCCCCGCCGAGCGCGGCACCGCCTTCCTCTTCGGCACCGACCGCCTGGGCCGGGACATGCTGAGCCGCATCGTCTACGGCGCGCGCATCTCGCTCACCATCGGCCTCATCGCCGTCGCCATCTCCTTCGTGCTCGGCGTCGCCATCGGCGGGGCCGCCGGCTACTTCGGCGGTTTCGTCGACGCCCTCACGCTGCGCTCCATCGAGATCATCCGCTCCTTCCCGGAGATCCCGCTGTTCATGACCCTCTCGGCGCTGCTGCCGGTGACCTGGAGCCCCATCGGCGTCTTCGCCGGCATTTCGGTCATCATCGGCTTCCTGGAGTGGCCCGGCCTCGCCCGCGCCGTGCGCGCCAAGATCCTGTCATTGCGCGAGGAAGACTTCACCACCGCCGCGCAGCTCATGGGCGCCTCGCCGGCCCGCATCATCGGGCGCCACCTGCTGCCCAGTTTCACCAGCCACCTGATCGCCTCGGTGACGCTGGCGATTCCCACCGCGATCCTGGGCGAAACCGCGCTGTCCTTCCTCGGCATCGGGCTGCGCGCGCCGGTCACCTCCTGGGGCGTGGTCTTGAACGAGGCGCAGGACATCAGCGTGGTCGCGATCTTCCCCTGGCTGATGCTGCCGGTGGTGCCGCTGTTCCTGGTGGTGCTGGCCTTCAACTTCCTGGGCGACGGCCTGCGCGACGCCGCCGACCCCTACAAGTAA
- a CDS encoding adenylate/guanylate cyclase domain-containing protein — MPAGAPGARGEEEDGMLSWWRKDPEAGLPERVRAAVRAQEDATERLISWVQLGIVLTFGTLYFLSPKPEELDFAPVPWALGIYLALTLIRAAWAHLGRLPDWALAASVFVDITLLMVLIWSFHIQYMQPPSFYLKAPTLLYVFIFIALRALRFDARFVVLAGLLAALGWGALIAYVVYADPADTMITRDYVAYLTSNTVLLGAEFDKIISILVVTALIAAALARAKGLLVRATAEGSAARELSRFFAPEIAERITGAEDRIRAGSGEMREAAILNLDMRGFTRLAAAAPPEEVMRLLHEYQQRMVPVIQRHGGSIDKFLGDGILATFGAAQPSESYAADALRALEDIVAAAAEWQRECALAGRSCPQVNGAVATGAILFGAVGDDTRLEYTVIGEAVNLSAKLEKHNKELGVRALCDRASYEKAIAQGYAPASDKPQAAAVEVAGVDAPLDLVVIAP; from the coding sequence ATGCCTGCGGGTGCGCCGGGGGCGAGGGGCGAAGAGGAAGACGGCATGTTGAGCTGGTGGCGCAAGGATCCGGAGGCCGGCCTGCCGGAGCGGGTACGCGCGGCGGTGCGCGCCCAGGAGGACGCGACGGAGCGCCTCATTTCCTGGGTGCAGCTGGGTATCGTGCTGACTTTCGGCACGCTCTACTTTCTGTCGCCGAAACCCGAAGAGCTGGACTTCGCACCGGTGCCCTGGGCGCTCGGCATCTATCTGGCGCTGACGCTGATCCGCGCCGCCTGGGCGCATCTCGGCCGCCTGCCGGACTGGGCGCTGGCCGCCTCGGTCTTCGTCGACATCACTCTCCTGATGGTGTTGATCTGGTCGTTCCACATTCAGTACATGCAGCCGCCGTCGTTCTATCTGAAGGCGCCGACGCTGCTCTACGTCTTCATCTTCATCGCGCTGCGGGCGCTGCGCTTCGACGCCCGCTTCGTCGTGCTCGCCGGCCTGCTGGCCGCGCTCGGCTGGGGCGCGCTCATCGCCTACGTGGTCTACGCCGACCCCGCCGATACCATGATCACCCGCGACTACGTCGCCTATCTCACCTCCAACACGGTGCTGCTGGGCGCGGAGTTCGACAAGATCATCTCCATCCTAGTGGTCACCGCGCTCATCGCCGCGGCGCTCGCCCGCGCCAAGGGCCTGCTGGTGCGCGCCACCGCCGAAGGCAGCGCGGCGCGCGAGCTGTCGCGTTTCTTCGCGCCGGAAATCGCCGAGCGCATCACCGGCGCCGAAGACCGGATTCGCGCCGGCAGCGGCGAGATGCGCGAAGCGGCGATCCTCAATCTCGACATGCGCGGCTTCACCCGCCTGGCCGCCGCCGCGCCGCCGGAGGAGGTCATGCGCCTGCTCCACGAATACCAGCAACGCATGGTGCCGGTGATCCAACGCCACGGCGGCAGCATCGACAAGTTCCTCGGCGACGGGATCCTGGCGACCTTCGGCGCGGCGCAGCCTTCCGAGAGCTACGCCGCAGACGCTCTGCGCGCATTGGAGGACATCGTCGCCGCCGCGGCCGAGTGGCAGAGGGAATGCGCGCTGGCGGGGCGAAGTTGCCCGCAGGTCAACGGCGCCGTGGCCACCGGTGCGATCCTCTTCGGCGCCGTGGGCGACGACACCCGGCTTGAGTACACCGTCATCGGCGAGGCGGTGAACCTCTCGGCCAAGCTGGAGAAGCACAACAAGGAACTCGGCGTGCGCGCGCTCTGCGACCGCGCCAGCTACGAAAAGGCGATCGCCCAGGGTTATGCGCCGGCGTCGGACAAGCCGCAGGCCGCGGCGGTCGAGGTGGCCGGGGTCGACGCGCCGCTTGATCTCGTGGTTATCGCGCCCTAA